One Nicotiana tomentosiformis chromosome 1, ASM39032v3, whole genome shotgun sequence genomic window, ATTTAAGACAAGTCATGATGAGTATCAGAAGGGGGCCTAATTGGTCAGAACTCTTCCTATTTCTTAAAAGAAGAAAATCTGGGCAGCACCTACGCTCTGTATTGCGGCTCATATTTATGCAGGAAACAACAGAGATAGATTTTTTATCTTCATAAAAGTTGTAGGTTAATCTCTTAGCTTTCTATAGAATTttgaatcacctcaatccgagttcTAGAAAGAAATTTTGCTCAAATACCAAATGTTATATAGTTCAAGAACGAGATTAAATTCTTAGTTTTTAAGATCTCAAATTCACTAACCAAAATATTAACTATTTCACTAACATATATTGAGCGAGAAGCATACCACAGATAAAAGAAGTCTCTCTCTAACTAAAACCTAATGCTTCAAATTAATCCTTTAACTCATGTTGATTTTTGAAAACAAATTTCAGTTTATCTTTCAAGAGGTAGAGAGTGGATTTTTTGCAATAAAGTTTTGTTTTTAATGAGAACAAGAGCAATATTTGTATGGTTGAGCTCTTTAACGAAGGATATGataaaggaaaaagaagaagatgacTTTTGGTAAAGTAGGGCCTGCAACGTTAATGCCCTTTCAAAATACCTTATCACCCACTTGATGCTCAATTTCACGTCTCTTAAGATCAACATAGGATTTTTGCCTATCTGAAGCAAattcagtgttatcaaaggcgaaaaacGCTAAAAAGCTCTAAGGTCCGTTGGGTCTTTAATCGCgaagcgcaaataaagcgtgagctttaatgaaaaaaggcgcaACTCGAGAAAAAGTAAAAGTATGTATATGTTGTCTTAGAacaataattataagcatgaataacaaatatatggacaaagaaattaaaaaaaaattacgataaagtgaaatatcaattttTTAGTATCGCCTTTTCAGGATTACACTCATTGGTaaggaaaagtatgccttagaaCCTTGATGCGACACTGAAGCGCCCACAAATCGAGTGTAATTGTATATTTGAGTACGTTAAAATCTTATCGGTAGTAAGTGAAGTGCTTGTATAACTCAATAACTCTCCCACATTTACGGATTGGTTGAACAATATTACATTCTTGTTGGGACGTTGTCCTTGTAATAGTGACTTTGTCTTTGTCGCTTATATTTCCATGTCTCTAGAATCTATAGTGATCTCGCCCCATCTTGGCTTTGGATTTGCATTTCATCTTAGCTATGGACTTTCTTCATTTTAAGTAAGAATGAAAATCCATTTTTAACATGGTACTTGATTTTCTTGATTATTGGTTTTGGCCATACTTGATTGGGGTCTCGGTCCTTCGTGTTATTCGATTATGATTAATGTGGTTGCATGACGTATGTGTTGGGCGAATTTGACTATTTGATAAAAAACAAATTCTTGAATTAGCTTTGGGAGCTTTCTTGACACCTGAGATTATGAATGTTAGTATCTTGGACTGTTTTTTTTTTCCTGGACTAGGTTTGATATTTGATTCACTTTAAACATCATACTCTCATTAAGTACTTGATGACGATTTGATAAACTCATTTTATGAATTTCTTTCATGCACTCTTTTTTAGACCTAGTTTGCTGTTAACATGAAAGGTTAGCTAAATTTGTATATCTAAGTTTCATATGATCTATTTGTATTTTAGATGAGAATTAGAGAATTTAATGGCTTCAAACCCAAAGTTTATGTGCCACTAAACTTTATACTTAGTGATGATTCGTTGATATCGTACTTGATATACCATAAGAGAATCTAGGGTGGCCATAGAAGTCTTGAAGCTATCATGAAGAACATATTTGCATAAGCATCTATATTATTGTAGAGATTTGGGACTTGTAGTCTTGTACATGATCCATATGACATATTTACATTTGTAGTTTTGAATGATTGTTGGTCTCGATGCTATTATATTATAATTTGATTTGGTAAACGGTTTGTCTATTTTGAGGGGTATGCAATTGCAAGTCTTATTATGTATTAAGTTTACTTCTTGATTTTCACTTTAGAATGGGGACTTATCTTGTTAGTGTTTGAGACTTGAAAGTTTGAATTTCATGCCTAGTTTAAGTCTTGAATAATGTTGTATGCAAAATATTCTTCTACGAGGTAGTTGATATCTTCGTATATGGTGATTTATTCAAATAGGTGTTGCCATCTTAAATTAAATCTTACACTTTATTTTATAGGGGATTTTATGAAATAAACTTTTGATTTTATTATGGTGAAATGATGCTTTTTGAACCCTTGCTCACATGGGCCTATTTACGCTAGTAAATTGTAATAACAATTTGCTAAACTAGTTTCAAAGAATATTTTGTTAGTACACTTGAATTCTTTTTTCAAATCTCATGAAGAAACTCTtcaatagttttttttttaaatttagttaTTTAGTCTATTttacaaaaattatttaaagaaatACTTAACTTTCAATGTATTAGATTAGTTTTGTTAAATGACAATCTTCCACAGGGAGTTGCTACAAGTTTAGTCAGTTGTTTCCATGTCTGCTAGTTGAATTATATGAGGACTTTTAGTATAACATTTTTATTCTTGAGGTTGAATTATATGAGGACTTTTAGTATTAACATTTTTATAGCGGTGGTGCTGGGGCAATCTTGAGTGCACCTCAGCTATTTCATCGAGCACTTGATACCACCACCGAAGACTTTCAGTATTAATCTAGTTTATGTTTAATGAATGTTCGAGTTATGTCGTGCTCTAATCCACATAGGGAAGTCTTAGGCGGACTAGGACGATGACCCCGTTTATGGTCTTAGTCATGAAATTATACCACCTCGCATGTTATCTTTGAAACCTATATCACCCTACAATTATAATTAAATCCTCCCTATTGTTGAGATAAGTTGAGGGTATAACCTGACATTGCTCCAAAAGGTTGCTGGTTTACAgtataaatttattatttaatagGGAAACTTCATTGTTACATCTAATTGAGCAGTCAAACGCACTGGAAAATGCTATAACATAAGCAGAAACTTGGGCAATAGGCAGTGTCTTGTGTGAACTATGAGCTACATGGTCAATTTGCCTATGTAAACTGTTTTCATCTTGTCCCTTGTCCCTACAATAATTTCGTAAGCCATTCTTATGTGATCCATGTCAAGCTTATTTAATAAGATCAATCAATTACTTTAAACCAGGGGAAGGGGAATGAAACAACACGTATAAAAATGTAAAAGTTCTTTGAATGGTGGACGCTGTGGTTTAGGCTGAGAATAATCACGCTTGACAAATTAATTTCTATTAAAATCAATGtttggaaaaaagaagaagaaaagaatggCGCCTACGAGTGTGGCCTAGTGATAAATGAAGTGGGAGAACTACGCTGTCTCAGGTTCAAATCTCAGCAGAGGCAATGgcactaggtgatttctttttTTGAGTAAGGTAACACTAGGTGAATAAAAAGTGTGTTTTCTTCCGATCTATCCAAGCCTTGGTAGGTAGAGCTACCCATGTTGGTGGGAGGTGCAGGTGCCCAGTGGAATTAGTCGGGTGCGTGCAAGCGGTCCAAATACCACCGCCATAAAAAAATGTCTCTGATATCAAGAGGAGTTTCGTGGCCAATTAAGGTCCgcttttattgataattattggaTGGGATAGGTCTCATCGACACCAGGCAAGATGCCATTATTACATTGATTGGAAAATGTATGGCATGGTTTCGGTCCAACTAAAAATATCAGCTTTTGCAAGGGTATAACTGTATTTGTTATGACTCCGAGTTTCTTCTCTTTCGCGGATATGGTAAAGATTTAACCACTATATGACTCATTACATGTTGGTTTTTCGTGATACAATATAACTGTCATGATGATGTGGAGGTGATGGACCTTGCTCTTTGTTATATATGTACCCTTAATTACAATTGAAGTCCTTACCAGGTTGCCAATTCTAATCTTCTTAGGCACGGAAGAAAGAGGAAAGGCTTCTTGAAGCTCTTaagaaagttgagcccaaggaaAAGTCAGAAGCTACCCATGACCCGGAAATACTGACTCCAGAAGAACACTTTTACTTTCTGAAAATGGGAGAGAAGTGCAAGAATTATGTGCCAGTTGGAAGACGTGGGATATACCAAGGTGTGATCCTTAACATGCACCTGCACTGGAAGAAGCACCAAACTCTAAAAGTGGTGGTCAAAACATTCTCTCGGGAGGAGGTTAAGGAAATTGCTGCAGAGCTTGCAAGATTAAGTGGTGGAATTGTTCTTGATATGCAGGATGACAACACCATTATAATGTACAGGGGGAAGAATTACTCCCAACCTCCAACAGAAATAATGTCTCCAAGAAGTACTCTTTCTAGGAAAAAGGTTCTACATAGGCatctattatttttttattatgcaATTTTGCAGTGTTTGCCTCTGCTGGATTTTCTGAACATTAACTGTTTATGTATCGGCCTCTAACCCCTCCTTTCTGTTTTTCTTGTTATTACTCCTTGTCTACAGGCCTTGGATAAATCTAAATATCGAGATGGCCTGAGAGCTGTCAGGAGATACATTCCGCGGCTTGAGCAGGATCTTGAGCTGCTTCGACTGCAGGCTGAAAATAAAAGTGGTACTCCTGAAGAAAAACACTTGCTTGGCTCTGAGAATTCTAACCCTGAACACCGTTCAGTCCTTCAAACTGAGGCATCAAACAAGCTCAAACAGTTGATGAATGAAAATGATGAAAAAGGCGAAGAAGGTGAGTCCACAACATATTCAGATATCATTTCAGATTCGGAAGATCTTTCAGATATTTTTGAAACGGACTCTGACGAAGAGGATGAGGACAAAACTGAGGAAACTCTTTATTTGGATGAGTTTGAAAAATTTCATGTACACAGCAACGGAGAAGAACAGGATTTTGAGGAGCATTTGCGTCAGATATCTTCCAACTCGAGGAAAGAGAAATCTCTGTGTAAAGATGCGGACACACCATATCTTGATGAAGTTGATAGGATGATTCTGCAAGCCACATCActtttgaagaaaaagaagagatgAATGCCTGTATATGCGTAAGCAATCACCTTTACTTGGTATTCTCAGGCTACAAATTAACTATTGAGCAGAGCCTCTAACCAAGGAATCCCTCTTCCCCAATGGGTTTTGTACTGTAACAGGGTTCATTGACCAGTATTAAGTTAACAGTTCTTCTGACGGGTGAGACGAAGCAACTTTAGTAAGGTTCATCTCCGCGGTTTGTTTGCATCCGTCCAAGTTCTTTTTAAAATACTGAAGTAGAAAGATGGTGTACAATCTGATTACATATTGGTCTTAAACAAGAATACAGAGATTGGCTGTGGAGAGGAGCAGGCTGTGAAGTTCTTGTGGTGAATAAGGATTACAAAGATTGGCACTTATTTGACTTGACACAGAAGCCAGGGTGGAGCTGAAAGGCCTTGAATAACAGAGCGCCTGCTAGTTGTATAATCAGTTAATTGGTTGGTGTAATTTCATTGTGGTTAGATTTTTGTCTTGTTTAGGAGGGGATTTGTATGGGAATAAGACTACTACTTATTTTCAAAGGTTGATTACCTCCTCTCCAAGCTTGAGTAGAGATTCACATGTTTCAGCTGGAAATGCTTTTCAATGGTATTGCGAGAAGCAGTACCAAGCCTGTTTCTGTCTTTACTGCCAACACCAAAAATAGTTAGATGTTGTTCAAAGCCTTGTATCTCGTCATTTACAGTATACTGTACATTTTTCAGTCTCAATTGACTGAAAGTGAGGTCACTGTAAAAACAGGGTTCATGACTTTGGTTTCTATTAATGTATATCCAATCATGGTCTGCATTCCATGTCTTTGGTGAAAAATAGAGAAATGACATAATGATTGTCAATGCACCTCGCACGTGTGTTCTCAAAACTtctataataaataataatcttTCTCCTCTTTCCTCTCTCAATATATGCACGTTCAAAAGAAAGCAAAGCAATGGTCTCCAAcgaaaaccaaaaaaaaagattttttcaAGCGATTGTGTGATAACTTTTTCTCTTCTCAATCATTCAAGATATTATGTGAATTAATATATTACTGAATCTAATGAGTTAAACTTAAATTAAAGTAAAAAGAAAAAGTTTTCTAGTTTGATAAGGTAACTTTTCGCTTTAAAATCTAAAATGGATTCGATACAATTCAACAGAATCTAAGAAATGATCAAAATAGAAATGATTTTAGAATTTGATTCTATAAAAATTAAAGTTTCATTTTTGAATGAAGTTAGACGATTttccaattttttcatgtttggttgacttaaatatttttaaaaatattttccaaaactcttttctAACCTTCCCCCATCCCCACCAACTCACCCCCATTCCCCACCCCCACCAACCCCCACCAACTCACCCCcacctaaatagaaatattatttatagtaatttcttttcatgttataggtagagtattttttatttatttcaacaaatgagtattttttttttcacgatattttttttaacaaaaaaagtactttcttttcatgatgtagaaaatatattttttttcatttcaacaaaatgatgtagcAAAAAGtattcttttatttcaacaaaataagtaattttttttcatgatgtagaaaaaatatttttttttattttaacaaaatgaatactttatttttatgttgtagaAATAGTAtattctttttcaaccaaaaaagagTAATTTTTTTAGTTCTGGAGCACAAGTTCAACGTTGTTTTTTGCGTAAAATAGTAAAGCAACACATTAAttcctttgggtttgtgtgaatttttaaaagaataattaaattcttgaagaaaatagagtcatGAAAATATTAGATATTTGGGGGGAGAGCACAGGAAACATAGGGACTTGGGGAAGGGGAGATGGTGAGGTGAGtagtataaaaaattatttttctaaaaatattttctactctctaaccaaacactagaaaatatttttcgcaaAAAGGTTTTccctcaccaaccaaacaagggaaaataagtgataacaacactcatttttcatgaaaacattttctaagaaaacattttcctccataccaaacacaccctttatTTCTTTTCGTTTCCCCCTAGTCTTAATCTATTAGGCTTTAGCATGTCCCAAGAACTTGATGAACAGATGAAAACGTCTTTGTCTTTAAGGCTACTTTATTTATTCAATTACAACTGAATTCCTGCAAATGATGATACAATACGGAGTTTCTTGGGCCCTTACATTCAAGTAGCTCAACCCCAGATCAAAATAACTCCTATTTGTCCTAGAGTAACAAGTTAGAATCAGAGAGAGAAAAAAATGTGTACAAACTATTGGTATGCTAATCTGATTCCTCTAGCTGTTCATTCTCAAGTTCTTTCACTCGCTGGACTGCTTCTTCAACACTTCTTGATAAATGATCAGTGTGATCCTCAATGAATTTCAACAATGTTTGTAGTTGTTCTTGGTAAGCTGCACACCTCCGCTTACATCGCTGCCTCTCATTATAAAGTTCAAGGGTCAGCTCTCGAATTCTTTGATCCTTCTCATCCTAAAACAAGCAAAATCGTAAGTCACTGaagaaaaaattatatataagaTCACGTGTGGTGAATTCTTCCACAGAAATAAAGAGATCATCTTAGGCAAAAGATTTTTCAACAGCTTTGAGTAGGGGCAATAGCAGAATGATTAAGTTCCAACATAGTGCATTTCCTTATCGGAAATGgtctctctgcccttccagggtaggggtaaggctgcatacatcttaccctcccaagaccccacttgtgggaattcACTGggcatgttgttgttgttgttgttgtagtatagTGCATTTCCTTGTTGCAAAAACAAAATAGACCACAGATAAATTGGCCTGCCAATCGAGTCATTCTCCCTCTTTCAAACATATATAACAGAAGTATATGTAAGTATGCTTGCTGTAGTACATGAACTCAAATGTCAATTCCGTGGGAAACTGGTCTGCTGTCAGTCAACTTAGTATGTGTATTGACATTCATAAGTAGAACCGTAACTTGTCAAATGCATCATACGTAATTCTGTTGAATGCCTAGTTGCTTATTAACATTTACCTGACTGACCAATTTTCTTGTAGATCCTCGCCACGGAACTTTACTCGGCGACATTAAAGCGTGATTATGCTCTTTTACAAATTTTGTGACAACCCACTTGCTTTCCCTTAAAGCTACTCTCAGAATGGCAGGACAGCCTTCTCGAGTTGCAGGTGGCGGAGGAAGAACTCTATCTTTCCTATGAATATATTTTTTCTCACGAAAACCTTCTTTCGAGCAGACAAAATCCTGTCCAATAACCACATTATTGATCCGAGACCGCCGATTATGATGAATCCGCACGGTAAAGCCTATCCGCCTGCCATATGACATGTAAAAGTCTCTAGCATCATCTCTGGAGTTGAATTCCATGCCAATCTGTGGCTCAATAGCATTGTCACTTGATGTTTGTTCTCCATTTGAATGCCTTAAGCATTTATCATCTTCAGCGACATACATATCCATGTCTGTTGTGAGCTCTTCGTCAAAATAACCATGATCATCATTGCTCTCAACTGGTGGAAAATCTTTTCTTTCATCCAAACCAAATGCAGGGCTAGATGGGCTCCCCATTGCCACATCAGACTTATAAAAGCCCATAATCCATCATTCCTGCATATTTGGAGCAGAAAAAGGAATCAAGAGGAAAGCACAAAATGGAAATAAGTATAAACAGAAACAATCTCATGGACTCATGGTGCACCATTTTGACCACAGACGTAGAAAACAACAAGGAAAAGAAATTGCAAAATAAAGCATTTTATGCTCTTGGAGAATCAAATAGTACGTGaaatgaggaaaatatatctGATATGCATCATCCATCAAGCTGTCATTCCTGTTTTCTGAAACTTGAGGACTAACTAAGAAGGATTCAAGTAACAAGGATTGCCTATCAGACATGACAAAAATCTAATGATGATCATACTCCTTCACATACACTTTCTAGAAGCGTTTCAGGGTATTACTGATAATCAAGTCAAGTACAAGGAGGAAGTAGTGTGCACACATGATAATTGTATTAAAATTGATTAGGAAATAACCACCACGCACAAAAGTTTCTTGAATAGATTCATATGGTTATCCTACGGGGTCCTGCCGTCAGATATCAAAAGCTTGAACTGAACAAAAGCAATATATGCATTGTTCTACTTTTGCTGTTTCCCTTCATTAATCAAATtaaacaagcaaagaagtaggaAAATGCATCAAAATTAGGTCACTGAAAGCTAAAAGCTCAACTCAGAGCACAATTGTTACAAGAAAAACAAACTCAAAAGTTTTCTCCAAACACAAGCTTGCATAATATTCACATTCTTATTCATTAAAGGGGAAAAAGATGCCAGCACAGAACCGTCCATTTTCCCTTTTAAGATGGTCAATACACACAATTACAACAACTCATTAATTCACACCATTCTCACCTCAACCAAGTAAAATACCTCCAAGTCCACCTAGTTGAGTTTCTTGAGCTAAATTTTAACTGTAGCAACAAAGCCTAATACATCCACAAAAGATTCTAAAAAGgagtcataaaactaaaataTTCCTCCTATATCAATCTGGGGATTATTCAAGCTCAAGCTAACAAAATAAGGACTCGACTGAAAAAAAATGATAAGTGGACAAAGTAAACCCTATTTACTTGGATATCCAAAAGATTCCAGCTTCATTATTTACTGACTGATCAGGGGGGGTTGTTGGGTCTCTAAATCTAATTAAGAACACAGGAGCAAGAAAGGAGTTTGTGGGTCTATAATGTTTCAAGAATTGGCGTCCACAGAGTGAAAAAAGAAACTCAATTCAACTTCTGAAGTGCTAACCAACTCTTTCGACTAAAACGATGAATGATAAGAAGAGGAAAGAGAGAGAAATTGCTTTACCTACGACATCATCGAGGTCATGTGCCGCTACAGtgactttttcttttgtttttttcgtTTATCTGCTGCTTCCAAATATTCATATGTGACCCCTTAAAGGCGATGTAATACATTCGAATTTATACATCGGTGAGAGAGCAATTTTCTGATTTTTGGTTTAATTATCCATGTAATAGGTTTAGACGGTATTTAGATTTCGAGAGTCAAATTGACcgcaattattattttttacgtTATTTTTAAATAtctaaattttattttgaaaaacttAAAATTCTATGTTCAAATAAACtattataattaaaaattttgaatCTCAGAAAGCAAAATGTGttacataaattgggacggaaaGATACTACTTTATTAGAGTTAACTCAATTTTGTCTTTAATTTGAGTTTGTTATTAATCTGTATTAACTATAATATTATGAAACAGTAAATTTTCTATAGCAAAAACAAAAACAGGGAAAAAAAAACATAAGTAAAGCAGAAACTGGAAATAATCAGAAATAGAATCTAAAAATATATCTTGGAAtgaaatcgagcccactgaagaAATTATTCCCATCAAATATCCGAGGTGTTAGCAaatttatagccattttctgcCACTGTTTCTAaaagtttgcaacctttcagaaacaaccatGGATGTTTGAACAAGCGTGGATATTTAAAATTATCCGAAAAAGAAATGGACCGGGTCACGGGTCACGCGCGTGGATCCTGGGTTATTTCAGGTTGACTTTTGCTAATTAAATATtggatttaataattaaattaattaattaaataattaaaaaaaaatttatccaaaaagattaatcaatcaatctttgatcGAAGCTGA contains:
- the LOC104112362 gene encoding uncharacterized CRM domain-containing protein At3g25440, chloroplastic-like, which codes for MVGRSLLPGIICKSRQLKHLFSNPFIFQPLLSQQRTSPFTAKCKVFLGGVAVGSHIRAPKCDLGCVYLGRGFCTVGKALESAAAVEESSGEGKIKRKKLKGKREVVRWLKFFRWKKKKDFQRMTAENKILYKLSKARKKEERLLEALKKVEPKEKSEATHDPEILTPEEHFYFLKMGEKCKNYVPVGRRGIYQGVILNMHLHWKKHQTLKVVVKTFSREEVKEIAAELARLSGGIVLDMQDDNTIIMYRGKNYSQPPTEIMSPRSTLSRKKALDKSKYRDGLRAVRRYIPRLEQDLELLRLQAENKSGTPEEKHLLGSENSNPEHRSVLQTEASNKLKQLMNENDEKGEEGESTTYSDIISDSEDLSDIFETDSDEEDEDKTEETLYLDEFEKFHVHSNGEEQDFEEHLRQISSNSRKEKSLCKDADTPYLDEVDRMILQATSLLKKKKR
- the LOC104112360 gene encoding protein FAR1-RELATED SEQUENCE 2-like, translating into MGFYKSDVAMGSPSSPAFGLDERKDFPPVESNDDHGYFDEELTTDMDMYVAEDDKCLRHSNGEQTSSDNAIEPQIGMEFNSRDDARDFYMSYGRRIGFTVRIHHNRRSRINNVVIGQDFVCSKEGFREKKYIHRKDRVLPPPPATREGCPAILRVALRESKWVVTKFVKEHNHALMSPSKVPWRGSTRKLVSQDEKDQRIRELTLELYNERQRCKRRCAAYQEQLQTLLKFIEDHTDHLSRSVEEAVQRVKELENEQLEESD